A window of Blastocatellia bacterium genomic DNA:
CCGGCAAGATCTCGTAGGGATAGAGGAAATAGGCCCGCGCCGTTTGATAGGCGCGTTCGAGATACCCCCGCGCATCGAGGTAGCGCACCAGGTGAGGATATTTCCTGGCGATTTCGTACATGTGGAAGTAGAGCATGATGACGTGAGGATAATCGAATGAACGCCAAATGGGCATTTTGTCGAGATGGCGATTCCGAATCCCAGCGCGCGCCCTCGGATCAGGGTCGCGGTTCACCTTCCAGTTGGGCACACCGTAGATGCCGTATGGATATGGATGTTCTTGATCCGTGCGTTGCAAACCGCCCCAGACGAAATGCTTGATGTAGTACTCGACCGACGCGATCTCCTCCGGATCGGGAAAATGAACGTTTTTCGCAGCGACAAATGGAGCCTTGCCGAGCGCTGGATCATCGGAGGCCAGCACGTAGCCCCACCAATAATCGAATCCGTCGGTGTCATCCGGGCTGCGCAGGACTTTGTTCTTCATGTCGTAGACCGAGTAGAGCCCGTTGTACCACTTGGACGGGTCTCGATGCTGCTGCCGCTGGGTGATGAATCGGCTTCGCTTTTTGATCAGGGTCTCCAGCGGCTCCGTCACGAAGAACTCCAGATAGGTTCGCCGACCACCGTCATGCCGGATCGTCACCAGGTTCTCTCCGAGTCGAGCGAAGGCAATGCGATACAAGTGGTGATCGGGACGTCGCTCGCCGAGATACGTGATGCGCGTCTCTTCGGGAAATTCCGGTTCCAACGCCTCGATGTGAGCTTTCGTGCGCAGCGCGAGTGTGGCCGTCAGATCTTCGGGAACCGTCATTCCCGGGACAACACGAATGTCGAAGAGCCCTTCCCGATAGAGGATCTCGCGCATCTCGGCATACGACTGCGCCCACTGAAATCGGACCCCATAACGAACCTTGCTTCCCGAAGCGCCCGCTGGCGACAGATCCAAAAACGTGTGTGGCTGTCGCCAGCTTCCTCGCGTCTCGCGTCCACCGGTGAGCCCCGAATGGATATAGGCGCGATAATTCCGCCGTCCCTCGGACGTGTAGTACTCGAATTTCGTCCCCGGATGGACAGTGATGATGAGATAGGGAGGTTCTCCATTCGGTCGCACGAAATAGAGGAACGATCCATGCCCGGCGATGAAGTGGTGTTTGGTCCAGCTTCGCTCGAAGATCGTCCGCGCATCTCCTGCGGGAAAGCGCCAGGGAATCGGTAGCGCGAGATCCCCGATCTGCACGGGGAAATTCATCGCCGTTTCGATCTCGATGGTCCAATCGAGGACCTTCCCCTCAACTTTGAACTGCTGAACCATCTTCAGCGGCGATCCGGGATCGGTGTCCGTGTAGGTGAGCACGCCCTTGTCCGGCTCCGCGTGAAGCGTTCGCCTGCCCGTATAAATCGGCAGCCAATCTCCTCCCTCCACTCGATAGGTGACGATCGGCTCCCCCAAACGCCCTTCGCCGCTCAGTAGGTCAGCTTGGAATGGATCTTGGGGATTCCGTAACTGAGTAA
This region includes:
- a CDS encoding DUF5695 domain-containing protein, whose protein sequence is MKLKVGRSPIILSLVTSLLLQFLPVSGQNLSGTIRTEEFLLTYDHRGITQLRNPQDPFQADLLSGEGRLGEPIVTYRVEGGDWLPIYTGRRTLHAEPDKGVLTYTDTDPGSPLKMVQQFKVEGKVLDWTIEIETAMNFPVQIGDLALPIPWRFPAGDARTIFERSWTKHHFIAGHGSFLYFVRPNGEPPYLIITVHPGTKFEYYTSEGRRNYRAYIHSGLTGGRETRGSWRQPHTFLDLSPAGASGSKVRYGVRFQWAQSYAEMREILYREGLFDIRVVPGMTVPEDLTATLALRTKAHIEALEPEFPEETRITYLGERRPDHHLYRIAFARLGENLVTIRHDGGRRTYLEFFVTEPLETLIKKRSRFITQRQQHRDPSKWYNGLYSVYDMKNKVLRSPDDTDGFDYWWGYVLASDDPALGKAPFVAAKNVHFPDPEEIASVEYYIKHFVWGGLQRTDQEHPYPYGIYGVPNWKVNRDPDPRARAGIRNRHLDKMPIWRSFDYPHVIMLYFHMYEIARKYPHLVRYLDARGYLERAYQTARAYFLYPYEILPEEYETYKIGCYNEVVILSLITALEREGFPEKAAWLRSEWEKKAKYFIYDDPYPYRSEYPFDRTAFETTYAVAKYGATHEMKPDQNLWFDKRLRKWYSHPVVRKEDARAFMERQLRANLAVRGWLEAAYYLLGADFTGSSDVGAMSYMAAMGGWAILDYAIHFATDPTDWLQLGYASILSSWSLMNTGRPETNYGFWFPGKENDGAAGWQFMTAKFGRAWIRKDMPRGAWHYDGEIDLGFGGFLRAAATILTRDPLFDWFAYGGVLTMSEDEFSVIPRDGLRKRFHIVLADFRMMIELDRDGFAVERPIVVARDMGRVRMVIENRTSDEHVTQLRVSLRDAALGRESPREPGASRMAYAVVQDGRRMGAVRFGEESEIELRISGNTILVELVREREGDQRN